The following proteins come from a genomic window of Canis aureus isolate CA01 chromosome 3, VMU_Caureus_v.1.0, whole genome shotgun sequence:
- the RNF112 gene encoding RING finger protein 112 isoform X3, translating to MRRATCDMLASWSPTRGGRAAECSSREGREAPRPSPALTSLGRLLWGDHPPPPPPATAQPALPGGKPSLLQPSVPARASSCLCLQTSPHSQPPMPRSALSIISFCHRLGKQERKRSFMGSSRNSWSHTPFPKLELGLGSRPAVPRELPACSICLERLREPISLDCGHDFCTRCFSTHRVPGCEPPCCPECRKICKQKRGLRSLGEKMKLLPQRPLPAVLQETCAVRAEPLLLVRINASGGLILRMGAINRCLKHPLARDTPVCLLAVLGEQHSGKTFLLNHLLRGLPSLESGEGGWPRGGSLQGFRWGANSLTRGIWMWSHPFLLGKEGRKVAVFLVDTGDAMSPELSRETRTKLCALTTMLSSYQILNTSPELKDTDLEYLEMFVHVAEVMGRHYGMVPIQHLDLLVRDSSYSSKAGLGRVGDMIQKSSGKYPKVQELLQGRRARCYLLPTPARQWATRGQGSPGDTDDDLGHLSAYVADVLSAAPQHAKSRCQGYWSEGRPVARGDRRLLTGQQLAQEIKNLSGWMGRTGPGFASADEMAAQLHDLRTVEAAKKEFEEYVRQQDVATKRIFSALRVLPDTMRNLLSTQKDAILARHGAALLCQGREQTLEALEAELQAEAKVFMDSYTMRFCGHLAAVGGAVGAGLMGLAGGVVGAGMAAAALAAEAGMVAAGAAVGATGAAVVGGGVGAGLAATVGCMEKEEDDRVQEGDREPLLQEE from the exons ATGCGCAGGGCCACGTGCGATATGCTGGCATCCTGGAGCCCCACTCGCGGCGGGCGTGCAGCAGAATGTTCctccagggaagggagggaggctcCCCGCCCCTCTCCAG CGCTGACGAGTCTGGGTCGGCTCCTCTGGGGagaccatcccccaccccctccacctgcCACAGCTCAGCCAGCCCTTCCAGGAGGAAAGCCATCCTTGCTGCAGCCCAGTGTCCCTGCTCGggcctcctcctgtctctgcctgcaGACCTCTCCTCACTCCCAGCCCCCCATGCCGAGGTCCGCCTTGTCAATCATCTCCTTTTGTCACCGGCTTGGCAAGCAG GAGAGAAAACGGAGCTTCATGGGAAGCAGTCGCAACAGTTG GTCCCACACGCCATTCCCCAAGctggagctgggcctggggtccCGGCCCGCGGTGCCCCGGGAGCTCCCCGCCTGCTCCATCTGCCTGGAAAGGCTGCGGGAACCCATCTCGCTGGACTGTGGCCATGACTTCTGTACGCGGTGCTTCAGCACACACCGCGTCCCGGGCTGTGAGCCGCCCTGCTGTCCAGAGTGCCGGAAGATATGCAAGCAGAAGAGGGGCCTCCGGAGTCTGGGGGAGAAGATGAAGCTCCTGCCGCAGAGGCCTCTGCCCGCCGTGCTGCAG GAGACCTGTGCTGTGAGAGCAGAGCCACTGCTGCTGGTGCGAATCAATGCCTCTGGAGGCCTCATCTTGAGGATGGGAGCCATCAACCGCTGCCTGAAGCACCCCCTGGCCAGGGACACCCCTGTCTgcctccttgctgtcctgggggaGCAGCACTCAGGGAAGACCTTCCTTCTCAACCACTTGCTCCGGGGCCTGCCAAGCCtg GAGTCAGGGGAGGGCGGCTGGCCGAGAGGAGGGTCCCTGCAGGGGTTCAGGTGGGGTGCCAATAGCCTTACCAGGGGCATATGGATGTGGAGCCACCCTTTCctgctggggaaggaggggaggaag GTGGCCGTGTTCCTGGTGGACACAGGGGATGCCAtgagccctgagctgagcagagaaACGCGGACTAAGCTCTGTGCCCTCACCACCATGCTGAGCTCCTACCAG ATCCTCAATACCTCCCCGGAGCTGAAGGATACAGACCTGGAATATCTGGAG ATGTTCGTCCATGTGGCCGAGGTGATGGGCAGGCATTATGGGATGGTGCCAATCCAG CACCTGGATCTCTTAGTTCGGGACTCATCCTACTCCAGCAAGGCAGGGCTGGGCCGCGTGGGTGACATGATCCAG AAATCCTCTGGCAAGTACCCCAAGGTTCAGGAGCTGCTCCAAGGGAGGCGAGCCCGCTGTTACCTCCTGCCCACCCCGGCGCGGCAGTGGGCCACCagaggccagggcagcccaggcg ACACAGATGACGATTTGGGGCACCTCTCCGCCTACGTGGCCGATGTGCTGAGCGCCGCCCCCCAGCACGCCAAGAGCCGCTGCCAGGGGTACTGGAGCGAGGGCCGCCCCGTGGCCAGGGGGGACAGACGCCTGCTCACGGGGCAGCAGTTAGCTCAGGAAATCAAG AACCTGTCGGGCTGGATGGGGAGGACGGGGCCTGGGTTCGCCTCCGCGGATGAG ATGGCCGCCCAGCTGCACGACCTGAGGACGGTGGAGGCCGCCAAGAAGGAGTTCGAGGAGTACGTGCGGCAGCAG GACGTGGCCACCAAGCGCATCTTCTCTGCGCTCCGGGTGCTGCCCGACACCATGCGCAACCTGCTGTCCACGCAGAAGGACGCCATCCTGGCCCGCCACGGGGCGGCCCTGCTGTGCCAGGGCAGGGAGCAGACCCTGGAGGCGCTGGAGGCCGAGCTGCAGGCCGAGGCCAAGGTCTTCATGGACTCCTACACCATGCGCTTCTGCGGCCACCTGGCTGCCGTGGGCGGCGCCGTGGGCGCGGGGCTCATGGGCCTGGCGGGCGGCGTGGTGGGCGCGGGCATGGCAGCGGCCGCGCTGGCCGCCGAGGCCGGGATGGTGGCGGCGGGGGCCGCGGTGGGGGCCACGGGGGCCGCCGTGGTCGGGGGCGGCGTGGGCGCTGGGCTGGCGGCCACCGTGGGCTgcatggagaaggaggaggacgaCAGGGTGCAGGAGGGGGACCGGGAGCCCCTGCTGCAGGAGGAGTAA
- the RNF112 gene encoding RING finger protein 112 isoform X1 gives MATHHLGCLHPSLCQGFWAWLGPSLLRSPGSRSPVSSPWGESRGSLLFPDCHIYFPALTSLGRLLWGDHPPPPPPATAQPALPGGKPSLLQPSVPARASSCLCLQTSPHSQPPMPRSALSIISFCHRLGKQERKRSFMGSSRNSWSHTPFPKLELGLGSRPAVPRELPACSICLERLREPISLDCGHDFCTRCFSTHRVPGCEPPCCPECRKICKQKRGLRSLGEKMKLLPQRPLPAVLQETCAVRAEPLLLVRINASGGLILRMGAINRCLKHPLARDTPVCLLAVLGEQHSGKTFLLNHLLRGLPSLESGEGGWPRGGSLQGFRWGANSLTRGIWMWSHPFLLGKEGRKVAVFLVDTGDAMSPELSRETRTKLCALTTMLSSYQILNTSPELKDTDLEYLEMFVHVAEVMGRHYGMVPIQHLDLLVRDSSYSSKAGLGRVGDMIQKSSGKYPKVQELLQGRRARCYLLPTPARQWATRGQGSPGDTDDDLGHLSAYVADVLSAAPQHAKSRCQGYWSEGRPVARGDRRLLTGQQLAQEIKNLSGWMGRTGPGFASADEMAAQLHDLRTVEAAKKEFEEYVRQQDVATKRIFSALRVLPDTMRNLLSTQKDAILARHGAALLCQGREQTLEALEAELQAEAKVFMDSYTMRFCGHLAAVGGAVGAGLMGLAGGVVGAGMAAAALAAEAGMVAAGAAVGATGAAVVGGGVGAGLAATVGCMEKEEDDRVQEGDREPLLQEE, from the exons ATGGCGACTCACCATCTCGGCTGCCTGCATCCCAGCCTCTGCCAGGGATTCTGGGCCTGGCTCGGTCCCTCCCTCCTCCGGAGCCCTGGTTCCCGCAGTCCTGTCTCCTCCCCCTGGGGTGAGTCCAGAGGCAGCCTCCTCTTTCCCGACTGTCACATCTATTTTCCAGCGCTGACGAGTCTGGGTCGGCTCCTCTGGGGagaccatcccccaccccctccacctgcCACAGCTCAGCCAGCCCTTCCAGGAGGAAAGCCATCCTTGCTGCAGCCCAGTGTCCCTGCTCGggcctcctcctgtctctgcctgcaGACCTCTCCTCACTCCCAGCCCCCCATGCCGAGGTCCGCCTTGTCAATCATCTCCTTTTGTCACCGGCTTGGCAAGCAG GAGAGAAAACGGAGCTTCATGGGAAGCAGTCGCAACAGTTG GTCCCACACGCCATTCCCCAAGctggagctgggcctggggtccCGGCCCGCGGTGCCCCGGGAGCTCCCCGCCTGCTCCATCTGCCTGGAAAGGCTGCGGGAACCCATCTCGCTGGACTGTGGCCATGACTTCTGTACGCGGTGCTTCAGCACACACCGCGTCCCGGGCTGTGAGCCGCCCTGCTGTCCAGAGTGCCGGAAGATATGCAAGCAGAAGAGGGGCCTCCGGAGTCTGGGGGAGAAGATGAAGCTCCTGCCGCAGAGGCCTCTGCCCGCCGTGCTGCAG GAGACCTGTGCTGTGAGAGCAGAGCCACTGCTGCTGGTGCGAATCAATGCCTCTGGAGGCCTCATCTTGAGGATGGGAGCCATCAACCGCTGCCTGAAGCACCCCCTGGCCAGGGACACCCCTGTCTgcctccttgctgtcctgggggaGCAGCACTCAGGGAAGACCTTCCTTCTCAACCACTTGCTCCGGGGCCTGCCAAGCCtg GAGTCAGGGGAGGGCGGCTGGCCGAGAGGAGGGTCCCTGCAGGGGTTCAGGTGGGGTGCCAATAGCCTTACCAGGGGCATATGGATGTGGAGCCACCCTTTCctgctggggaaggaggggaggaag GTGGCCGTGTTCCTGGTGGACACAGGGGATGCCAtgagccctgagctgagcagagaaACGCGGACTAAGCTCTGTGCCCTCACCACCATGCTGAGCTCCTACCAG ATCCTCAATACCTCCCCGGAGCTGAAGGATACAGACCTGGAATATCTGGAG ATGTTCGTCCATGTGGCCGAGGTGATGGGCAGGCATTATGGGATGGTGCCAATCCAG CACCTGGATCTCTTAGTTCGGGACTCATCCTACTCCAGCAAGGCAGGGCTGGGCCGCGTGGGTGACATGATCCAG AAATCCTCTGGCAAGTACCCCAAGGTTCAGGAGCTGCTCCAAGGGAGGCGAGCCCGCTGTTACCTCCTGCCCACCCCGGCGCGGCAGTGGGCCACCagaggccagggcagcccaggcg ACACAGATGACGATTTGGGGCACCTCTCCGCCTACGTGGCCGATGTGCTGAGCGCCGCCCCCCAGCACGCCAAGAGCCGCTGCCAGGGGTACTGGAGCGAGGGCCGCCCCGTGGCCAGGGGGGACAGACGCCTGCTCACGGGGCAGCAGTTAGCTCAGGAAATCAAG AACCTGTCGGGCTGGATGGGGAGGACGGGGCCTGGGTTCGCCTCCGCGGATGAG ATGGCCGCCCAGCTGCACGACCTGAGGACGGTGGAGGCCGCCAAGAAGGAGTTCGAGGAGTACGTGCGGCAGCAG GACGTGGCCACCAAGCGCATCTTCTCTGCGCTCCGGGTGCTGCCCGACACCATGCGCAACCTGCTGTCCACGCAGAAGGACGCCATCCTGGCCCGCCACGGGGCGGCCCTGCTGTGCCAGGGCAGGGAGCAGACCCTGGAGGCGCTGGAGGCCGAGCTGCAGGCCGAGGCCAAGGTCTTCATGGACTCCTACACCATGCGCTTCTGCGGCCACCTGGCTGCCGTGGGCGGCGCCGTGGGCGCGGGGCTCATGGGCCTGGCGGGCGGCGTGGTGGGCGCGGGCATGGCAGCGGCCGCGCTGGCCGCCGAGGCCGGGATGGTGGCGGCGGGGGCCGCGGTGGGGGCCACGGGGGCCGCCGTGGTCGGGGGCGGCGTGGGCGCTGGGCTGGCGGCCACCGTGGGCTgcatggagaaggaggaggacgaCAGGGTGCAGGAGGGGGACCGGGAGCCCCTGCTGCAGGAGGAGTAA
- the RNF112 gene encoding RING finger protein 112 isoform X2 → MATHHLGCLHPSLCQGFWAWLGPSLLRSPGSRSPVSSPWGESRGSLLFPDCHIYFPALTSLGRLLWGDHPPPPPPATAQPALPGGKPSLLQPSVPARASSCLCLQTSPHSQPPMPRSALSIISFCHRLGKQERKRSFMGSSRNSWSHTPFPKLELGLGSRPAVPRELPACSICLERLREPISLDCGHDFCTRCFSTHRVPGCEPPCCPECRKICKQKRGLRSLGEKMKLLPQRPLPAVLQETCAVRAEPLLLVRINASGGLILRMGAINRCLKHPLARDTPVCLLAVLGEQHSGKTFLLNHLLRGLPSLESGEGGWPRGGSLQGFRWGANSLTRGIWMWSHPFLLGKEGRKVAVFLVDTGDAMSPELSRETRTKLCALTTMLSSYQILNTSPELKDTDLEYLEMFVHVAEVMGRHYGMVPIQHLDLLVRDSSYSSKAGLGRVGDMIQKSSGKYPKVQELLQGRRARCYLLPTPARQWATRGQGSPGDDDLGHLSAYVADVLSAAPQHAKSRCQGYWSEGRPVARGDRRLLTGQQLAQEIKNLSGWMGRTGPGFASADEMAAQLHDLRTVEAAKKEFEEYVRQQDVATKRIFSALRVLPDTMRNLLSTQKDAILARHGAALLCQGREQTLEALEAELQAEAKVFMDSYTMRFCGHLAAVGGAVGAGLMGLAGGVVGAGMAAAALAAEAGMVAAGAAVGATGAAVVGGGVGAGLAATVGCMEKEEDDRVQEGDREPLLQEE, encoded by the exons ATGGCGACTCACCATCTCGGCTGCCTGCATCCCAGCCTCTGCCAGGGATTCTGGGCCTGGCTCGGTCCCTCCCTCCTCCGGAGCCCTGGTTCCCGCAGTCCTGTCTCCTCCCCCTGGGGTGAGTCCAGAGGCAGCCTCCTCTTTCCCGACTGTCACATCTATTTTCCAGCGCTGACGAGTCTGGGTCGGCTCCTCTGGGGagaccatcccccaccccctccacctgcCACAGCTCAGCCAGCCCTTCCAGGAGGAAAGCCATCCTTGCTGCAGCCCAGTGTCCCTGCTCGggcctcctcctgtctctgcctgcaGACCTCTCCTCACTCCCAGCCCCCCATGCCGAGGTCCGCCTTGTCAATCATCTCCTTTTGTCACCGGCTTGGCAAGCAG GAGAGAAAACGGAGCTTCATGGGAAGCAGTCGCAACAGTTG GTCCCACACGCCATTCCCCAAGctggagctgggcctggggtccCGGCCCGCGGTGCCCCGGGAGCTCCCCGCCTGCTCCATCTGCCTGGAAAGGCTGCGGGAACCCATCTCGCTGGACTGTGGCCATGACTTCTGTACGCGGTGCTTCAGCACACACCGCGTCCCGGGCTGTGAGCCGCCCTGCTGTCCAGAGTGCCGGAAGATATGCAAGCAGAAGAGGGGCCTCCGGAGTCTGGGGGAGAAGATGAAGCTCCTGCCGCAGAGGCCTCTGCCCGCCGTGCTGCAG GAGACCTGTGCTGTGAGAGCAGAGCCACTGCTGCTGGTGCGAATCAATGCCTCTGGAGGCCTCATCTTGAGGATGGGAGCCATCAACCGCTGCCTGAAGCACCCCCTGGCCAGGGACACCCCTGTCTgcctccttgctgtcctgggggaGCAGCACTCAGGGAAGACCTTCCTTCTCAACCACTTGCTCCGGGGCCTGCCAAGCCtg GAGTCAGGGGAGGGCGGCTGGCCGAGAGGAGGGTCCCTGCAGGGGTTCAGGTGGGGTGCCAATAGCCTTACCAGGGGCATATGGATGTGGAGCCACCCTTTCctgctggggaaggaggggaggaag GTGGCCGTGTTCCTGGTGGACACAGGGGATGCCAtgagccctgagctgagcagagaaACGCGGACTAAGCTCTGTGCCCTCACCACCATGCTGAGCTCCTACCAG ATCCTCAATACCTCCCCGGAGCTGAAGGATACAGACCTGGAATATCTGGAG ATGTTCGTCCATGTGGCCGAGGTGATGGGCAGGCATTATGGGATGGTGCCAATCCAG CACCTGGATCTCTTAGTTCGGGACTCATCCTACTCCAGCAAGGCAGGGCTGGGCCGCGTGGGTGACATGATCCAG AAATCCTCTGGCAAGTACCCCAAGGTTCAGGAGCTGCTCCAAGGGAGGCGAGCCCGCTGTTACCTCCTGCCCACCCCGGCGCGGCAGTGGGCCACCagaggccagggcagcccaggcg ATGACGATTTGGGGCACCTCTCCGCCTACGTGGCCGATGTGCTGAGCGCCGCCCCCCAGCACGCCAAGAGCCGCTGCCAGGGGTACTGGAGCGAGGGCCGCCCCGTGGCCAGGGGGGACAGACGCCTGCTCACGGGGCAGCAGTTAGCTCAGGAAATCAAG AACCTGTCGGGCTGGATGGGGAGGACGGGGCCTGGGTTCGCCTCCGCGGATGAG ATGGCCGCCCAGCTGCACGACCTGAGGACGGTGGAGGCCGCCAAGAAGGAGTTCGAGGAGTACGTGCGGCAGCAG GACGTGGCCACCAAGCGCATCTTCTCTGCGCTCCGGGTGCTGCCCGACACCATGCGCAACCTGCTGTCCACGCAGAAGGACGCCATCCTGGCCCGCCACGGGGCGGCCCTGCTGTGCCAGGGCAGGGAGCAGACCCTGGAGGCGCTGGAGGCCGAGCTGCAGGCCGAGGCCAAGGTCTTCATGGACTCCTACACCATGCGCTTCTGCGGCCACCTGGCTGCCGTGGGCGGCGCCGTGGGCGCGGGGCTCATGGGCCTGGCGGGCGGCGTGGTGGGCGCGGGCATGGCAGCGGCCGCGCTGGCCGCCGAGGCCGGGATGGTGGCGGCGGGGGCCGCGGTGGGGGCCACGGGGGCCGCCGTGGTCGGGGGCGGCGTGGGCGCTGGGCTGGCGGCCACCGTGGGCTgcatggagaaggaggaggacgaCAGGGTGCAGGAGGGGGACCGGGAGCCCCTGCTGCAGGAGGAGTAA